The Humulus lupulus chromosome 3, drHumLupu1.1, whole genome shotgun sequence genome window below encodes:
- the LOC133825425 gene encoding uncharacterized protein LOC133825425 has protein sequence MPLFVFERLGLGEARPTTVTLQLASCSLTHPKSIIEDALVKVDKLIFPADFIVLDMEKDEDEPIILGRPFLAMGQALINVQKGELRLRVQGDEVIYNVFKALKYPLASDSFFCVSVLEEPSKGVQSIKDPLELSLIASPEACAGTEANEYVKWLSLSGKIYKKNYEELGQVPERPLPSIEKPPALDLKTLLDHLKNAFLGKSDTLLVIISASLFVTEEEKLLRLLRAHKLAI, from the coding sequence ATGCCGCTGTTTGTATTtgaaagacttggtttgggggaagctagacccACTACTGTTACTCTTCAACTAGCTAGTTGTTCATTAACACATCCCAAAAGTATTATAGAGGATGCtctagtaaaggtagataagttAATTTTCCCAGCGGATTTCATTGTTTTAGATATGGAGAAAGATGAGGACGAGCCTATTATATTGGGACGACCATTTTTGGCCATGGGGCAAGCATTGATAAACGTTCAGAAAGGAGAGTTAAGGCTTAGAGTACAAGGTGATGAGGTCATTTATAATGTTTTCAAAGCTTTAAAATATCCTTTAGCCAGTGACAGTTTTTTTTGTGTTAGTGTATTAGAGGAACCAAGTAAAGGGGTCCAGTCTATTAAGGATCCATTGGAGTTAAGTCTGATTGCAAGTCCTGAAGCTTGTGCTGGTACTGAAGCCAATGAGTATGTTAAGTGGTTGAGTTTATCAgggaaaatatataaaaagaattATGAGGAATTAGGGCAAGTACCTGAGAGACCTCTTCCATCCATTGAGAAACCACCAGCTCTTGACTTAAAAACCTTACTTGATCATCTTAAGAACGCTTTTCTAGGGAAGAGTGATACTCTCCTAGTTATTATTTCAGCTTCTTTATTTGTGACTGAAGAAGAGAAGCTTCTTAGGTTATTAAGGGCTCACAAATTAGCAATTTGA